The sequence below is a genomic window from Lolium perenne isolate Kyuss_39 chromosome 7, Kyuss_2.0, whole genome shotgun sequence.
GTGACGCTGCGGTAGACATCTGCACGTTAACTTCATATATTTCAAAACAGTAGTCGTATGTGAATGAAAAGAAGAATGGACATGGACATTACCTGAAAGTTGATTCATCTAAGAGGTTTTTTTTTCGCGAGCACGCGAAAAGCGTGCCATATCTTTATAGAAGAGAGCAACAACAATTACAAGAAGCCAGAGGGGGATGCGAACATCTGCCCTTAGCCAACCCACACACACACCACTAAACTCAACGCCTACTCTCGCAACATGATTCTCCGCTCCCCTCCCCTCGCAGCCCTCCAAAGGCTAAACTCCTCCAAGACACAATCTATGGTTTGCTCCGTGGAAAGCTGTTTGTCAAAGTTCCCAAAGACCCGGGCATTCCTTTGCTTTCAGAGCGTCCAGGCGATCAGCAAGACAAAGGTGTCAAAACCTCTCCTGTCCTCCGTCTTCAATCTCTTCCTCGTCTCTGTCCACCATCTCTCCAAATCGGTGTTCTCCTGCGGCTCCTGGAGCTGTGACCCCACTCTTCTCAAGCAGCCAAACCAGACCAACTTGGCGTACGGGCACTGCGATAGGATATGGTCAACATTGTCCTCCTCCTGGAGGCAGGTGGCGCAGGGATCAGGGCGGTCCTGTAGGCTATGCCGTGCCCTCCTATCCGAGGTCCAGAGCCTACGCTTAATCGCTAAccaaccgaagattttgcatttgAGGGGTGCAAATGATCCCCAGATTGGTTTGGCCATACTCCAAGTAATCCTCCCCATGCAAAGCATGTTATAAGTCTCCCTGGCTGAATACCGCCTCGACGCCGAGCCTTTCCAGGTGATCTGATCCGGCCTAGAGTCATCCCGAGGCACTCTGCCCAGCTGTTCCCAAAGGAGGGTGCATTGCATCCAGCCCTCAATGGACAGCTCTCCAGACACGTCTGATAACCATGAGTCCTCAACCAAAGCATCGCTAACCTTCCTCACATTCTTCCTTCTAGTCGGGACTAAAGCCGCTACCTCTGGCGCGATCTCATCCACTCTCCGGCCATTGATCCAACTATCTCTCCAGAAGAGAGTATTCTCACCACCCCCACATCAAAGCACGCCAGGCTTTGAAACACATCATTGGCTTCAGCGTCATTGATAGCCGGCAGCCCTTGCCATGGCCTCGATGGATCCGTACGGCGGAGCCAACACCACCTCACTCTGAGGGCCAAACCCTGCAGACTCAGGTCCTTCACTCCAAGGCCTCCGAACCGAGTCGGCTTGCAGATTGTGTCCCACGCTACCAGACATTGCCCACCATTAACTTCCTTCTTCCCTGCCCAAAAGAAAGCTCTCATCCATTTAACCAACTCCTCCAGCACCCAGGCTGGCGCCTCTGCGACCATGAGTTGATGTACAGGTCTCGCACTAATCACCGATTTGATGAGAATGAGCCTCATCTAAGAGGTTTgatccaagaaaatagcacacttCGCCGAACCGAGCGAAGCAGTATCCAAAGTTGATTCCGCGGATAGAGATGTGAGATGCTGGACATCTTCTAGCTGAGATTTTTGTCAAAATGGGCGAAGCCGTCTCCGAAGTTTGAGTCAGCCGAGACGTTCGTCTGTCGAGGTGAAAAGCTTGCCGTCTTATAGCTGAGTGTCTAGCTCTTTCGTGTGGTCACCGGAGCCATTACACTACAGGAATGAgagtctacgccgagggccaggctatACGCCAACGgttaaatgtcggggccgtcgacgTACGATCTCACCAGAACAGCTCGGCCAATTGGCGTCATCACCGACATCAGCGTTGGCTTTTTCTACGGCATCTTCCTGCAGGGTAGCCTACCAGCTGCAGCTCGTCGTCGAAAGGCCATACTGCAGCTCGTTCTAGTTGTTGCCTTCCGTGAGCGTCTCCAGCTTGTTGATCCACGATTGTTCTGATTATAAAAGGGACACGATGAAATTTATATAATGCAATCTGTTGGAAATAAATCCAAACGATACGGATGTGCTAAATTTCGGCTTGCGCACATCGCGGATTTCTGGTAGATTAGGTCATGATGCGCCTTTTAAATCTCCACCATTTTTTTTTCTGGATATACGCACGCTGCTTGGACGTGCCCATTAAATCATGggatgtgatttttttttttgagaaagaaGTGATTGTTAAATCTATACCATTTATATATCTTTGTTTTAGGGCGATAAATCTCCACCGTTagctgtttgttgttttaatgatATAACAGATAGATGATATTAGCTAGACAAAACCAACATACAtctacatggctgccatcctgtcaccactagtggctgatTTTGCTGGCTCCACAGCTAGCTAGTCTTTGCTAAGCTTGCTTGGGTAATGGAGACGATTTGTCATGTCGCAAGGTCCCTGGGCCAGTCTAGTCATAATGCAGAATTAAAAAGCCAAAGGCAAGTTCCACGCGGTGTGTTGTTTAAACACTAGGGTTAGACCAGACAAGGAAAGGGACAGATATAAGTACACATAAACATCATAGTATATAGAAAAAAAATGTTGTTCTTTCAACAAACGAAAATACCCACTTGCTACGGAGATCAGTATGATGCAACTAGTTGACGCCCTGACAGGCCCAACAGGATGATGTTCTCCACCTGAAAATGTGCACATGCCCAAGATGCTCTTTGCCCGGTGGTAAGACGACCGAAGGCCCTTTGGTGGgacactattttttttttgaagaacAGTCTTCACTATATGTAGGAAAAAACTCACAAAAGAGTAAATTTGCGGGTTACTCACCATCGTATATCCGATTTAACAGGGGTCGAAGATCGACGTGAGTGATTGAGTGCCCTTGGGCCTCATGAATCTTGGATTCCGCTACCAGAGTACTCCCTCCAACGAAAATACTCCCTCCATGCACAAATGTAAGACATTTTGGCTATTTCATAGGTTCACTCACTTTTGTTTGTATCTAGTGTACTTTTAGCATGTAGGTTCACTCATTTTAATTTGTATCtagtctactttaataacatctaaAACATCTTACATTAATACACGGAGGGAGAGTATAACATGTAGTTGGTTgctgacaacaacaacaatcaatgGATGGCGATGGTGCCGCATCCAGGGTCCGATCGACTCCTTTTTCCTTCTTTTGCGAATCATCGACTCCATTTTCTTAATATCCAATTCAACTTTTTGAGCACGTTAACAGGAAAAATACGACGTGGCACTATAATTAATAAAGAAAGAAAATTGTAATATTTTAGCTAGTCACTGAGGGTAATAttatagactagtaacatataaaTGTCACTAATCTATGTTATCACCTTCATAGTGGATATTATAATATATGTGGTAAGGTAGAAAGGCTCATTTCCCTATATGATGGTAACATCCATAAACCTCTCTCTCCATACTTAGCGACATGTCATTAAAATAATTAGTTGGCACTGCATGCGGTTGCATCTTAACTAATTATATGTAGAAAATAAAGATAACATGTGATGGATATTATTGGGTTGCGATGAGAGAGAAGTAACTTTTGCTATTTTAAAGTGCATTGAGAAAATAGAAGTACACTTTTTTATAGATAAAATTTAAGGCTAaacgtccacttatttgaggacggatGGAGTATGCTATTCCTCTTATGGGTACTAGCATAGGAGAAAATATTACTCCTCCAATTACATGCAAGTATTAGCCCAAAATCATCAAATTTAGACGCAACCTTTGAAAAATAATGCATCGTGATGGTTGTTTCTAAAAATAATAGTGCGCTAAAAAATTGTACTGGAGAATGCCTTAGCTACAATTGTGTGGATGAGGGTTGGAGATCCTCGTGCGGGAACACTAATTAAACCTTTGACGAAGTCTATTTTATATATGGAAAAGATTCGAGAGAGGGCTGAATAGAATCCAGGGCTCACCTTGTTATTCGCTATTGTATATTTGTTCTGATTTAAAAATGAAACAAATATGAGGTGAATGACTAATGTCGTCGGAGTACGTTTACCCATGGTCCAAAATGCATGAATATTCGATTCAGATATATCAAAGTACTTCCTCCCATCCGAAAATGTAAGACTTGCATTTTTTTCTATCAAGACAAGATTTTTACCGAGAATTTCTATGCGTGATGCACAACTGACGGCTCTCTATCATGCCACGTCCATATCCAGTAAAGAAAGAAACGCGTGGAAGGCATGGTGCACTCTTTAACCACAAGCTGTCACCTGAATGGCTGAGTGGTCATTGTCCAGCGGCATCCTACCTAAGCATCTGTGGTCATACGTGTCGGGGGGGCCTGTACATGTTGCTCATGAACCTTGGACTTGTCAACTAGGTAGTACTTCAAAAGCATCTCGCTAACCATTAAACATATATGCACACTCACGGGTCTATACTATAAATAGGGCCCTGGTTCAACCGCTTTGCTTCACTACCATTACCAGAAATAGCAATGCAGCACATGGTAGCACACAACATGGGCTTGTTTGTGCCACTCATCGCCTTGATTCTCTTGGTGAGTCCATGCATACATCACACTCCTACTTATCAGATACATTTCTATCCACTCAAATTTGCCCATTTAGTATAGTTAAGGTGTGTGTTGTgtagctatatatatatatatttgtgtaTTTACGGAGTTAGTGTGTGTCATGTGAcgattgttttgttttatttgttaTTATGTTCTCAGGTCGTTGGAGGAGGAGGGTGGCACACGAGTTTTGCCAATGCCGCCGTAATGACAACACGAAAATCGGAGACGCCGACGACGTACTGGGAGACACTCCTTCCTAGAACTCCAATGCCCCCAGCTGTCAGTGACCTGCTAGCCGAACGAAATGGTCTCCCTCTTTCCCCCTCTCTCTATATTGTAACCTTTCTTTTTTCGCtaaagaaaatatattaatatcacaaAAACACCAATTATGCTGTGACCTTTCTGTTCCATGCAATTGCCATGTGGCAAAACATACAACATGCAGTCATGCATGTCTACTTACGACCACTCAAAGTAGCCACAAAGATTGACATGAATCGTGTCCATTGTGCTTTTTTAACTGCTAACAATATTATTACCCTTTGGCAGTGCACAGGGAAAAGTAATATTACAAGCAAACCAAATTAATAGGGGTAGTCAAATATTGTTAATTTTTTGACTCCTttataccttttcattttctttttatcATTATCACTTCAAATATACTACTccatccgatccataataagtattGGGGTTTTAATTTAAATTTAGGCTAAATTGCACTAAATCCCTGACAATTATAATGGATCGGAGAAAGTAGAAGAAATCCTTTTTTTTAATTCAAAACTTTCTTTATAGGGACATGAACAGTTAGTTTTGTGCACTAGCCATGCATACTGCTAACCTCAGTTATGTTTGTTACGGTGTTGTCATGACTACTCTAGAGAGGCATCAACAAGACATGTTCTACGTATTTAGCAGATTGTGCATATAATATATTTTTAGTTTTATGTCTTTGAATGCATGTTGATTGCCTTGTTTGACTCATTTTTATGCAATTTTTCATCACCATTATTAACATACTAATAGTTTCCTACACATCATGTTTTATATATGTTCATTCAGTGCTTGAGTCTCTAGCTGGCGTTAATATCAGTCCCAATAACCTGAAGTTTGTGAAAGGACTGCGAAAAATTGGACCAAACTATGATAAAGTAAAGTCAGAACCTGTTCATGGGGATAAGCATGTTCATATTGCATCGCAAGCTGAAGTTGGTGTAAAGGAGATATCTGTATCATATGGGTCCCAGGCACATAGACCAGAAATGGAAGAAAAATTAAAGGAAATCTCAGTGTCGTATGGGTTAGGAGGTGATGAAAGGGATACAAAGAAACTTCTGGTAAATTTAAAGAATATCTTAGCAGCATATAGACTACAAAAACAAGAAAATCTGAAAGAAATATCTGTATCATATGGATCAAAAGGTGGAGAGGACCTAAAAGAAATCTCAGTTTCAAATGGGTCAGAAGGTGAAAAGGATTTGAAAGAAATCTCGGTCTCATATGGGTCAGAAGGTGAAAAGGATTTAAAAGAAATCTCAGTTTCAAATGGGTCAGAAGGTGAAATCTCAATGTCTTATGGGGTAGAAGGTGGAGATGGTGTAAAGGAAATCTCGGTGTCATATGGCACTGCACAAACTAAAAGACCAAATGAAGTCATGTCTTATAGGACAAAGCAAGAAAATCTGAAGGAAATCTCCGTGTCGTATGAGTCGCATGAAGGCAAAGATGAACAAAATGAAGTTTTGGACAAAGGTGAAGAGGGTCCAAACAAAGATCCCCATAAAGTTACAATGTCATATGGGCCAGAACATGAAGATGATCCACATAAAGCCACAATGTCCTATGGGTCAGAACAAGAAGAGGATCCCCATAAAGTTACAATGTCTTATGGGTCAGAACAAGAAGACGATCCGCATAAAGTCACAATGTCCTATGGATTAGAGCAAGAAGATGATCCACATAAAACTACAATGTCCTATGAAGAGGATCCGAAGACGGTTTCTACAGGACACAAGACACACACAGATGGTAAAGTATCCATGCCAACATACTAGAACTTATTTGCATGTTCCGATTAATAATATATATGTGCCTATATACATGCAGCTTCAGGAGAGGGGACTCACCACCACCATGCTCACGCTCACAACCACAATAACATAAGACAGCAGGCCGACGTCTTCTTCTTCCACGACATGCTGCGACCAGGTTCCATCATCACCCCGACCATCCCGCCAACCACCTCCCTGCCGGCTCTTCTTCCCCGCAGCGTCGCTGGCTCCATCCCGTTCTCCAGCGAACGCCTCCCCGACATCATCTCCATGTTCGCACCAGCGTCCCTCTCGATGACCCGAGAGATACGGTGGACGTTGGACACCTGCGAGCGCCCACGGACGCTCCCCGGCCAAAGCGCCGGCTGCGCCACCTCCCTCGAGTCCCTCGCCGAGCTACCTCCGTCCCTCCTCAGGACACGTAACGTCCGAGCGTTCTCCGCCGCCGAATTGCCCGTCGAAGCTCCGGGCACGCGCGCACTGCGCGGGAGGTACAATGTGACGGCCGTCCGTATGGTCTCCGGTGAGTCGTCGGAGATCGTGACCTGCCATGATCTGATGTACCCGTACGCGGTATACTACTGCCACACGGCCAACCCTACATCCGCATACACGGTGACGCTGACGAGCGTGGATGACGGCGTGGTGCCGAAGACAATGGAGGTTCTGACGGTGTGCCACCTCGACACGTCCAACTGGAGCCCGAAGAACCCCTTCTTTGAGCTCCACAACCTCAAGCCGGGGGAGGTGACCGTGTGCCACTTCCTCACGAAGCTAAGCATTATCTGGGTTCCGGTTAGTGAGTAGGGAGAAGCACACGCAACGGCCCGGTAGATGTGAACGCGCATGACGCGTGTGGGGTTTATGGTGTGCGTGAGCATATCATGTGGACGGGTCTACGACTATGTACTTGCATCTATCGATATGCAGTGTGTGAAATAATAATGTGTAAGAACTTTGGGCCGAAACACAACTCTTGTGAGGATACAAATTgtgtgctttacttatttttacaaAAACATCACAACAGGAAAACGTCAAGGTGCCGACGGCTAAACCTTGTGCCAACGACTTTTTATCGGGGCCATCGGCACAGGTTCCGAACAGGTCAGGCCGTGAAGAAGGCCATCGGCACAGAAAAGCATGTGTCGACGTGCACCATCGGCACAGGTCCTCTGCCGTGATGGCGAGAAAAACGGCGTTAGGGGTCATCGGCACAAGATTTTTTTCCTCCACGCACCCCTCGGTGAATTGATATGGCCTTTTCAGTTATAAAATAATGATTAAAAAATGATCCAtgtgagagatttttttttgaaaaaatgaGTTTTTTAAAATTCAGCAAGATCGAATTGCTACTATGCCGACggccaggctgtgccgacggcaaatGGGCCTGTGCCGAGACCATATTGTGCCGACAACGGCTATCAGCATAGGGTTGTGCCGACGATAATTTTAGATGTGCCGATGGCCGCCATGGTTCCGTAGTGCATGGAGGAATGTCTAATTTACTTATTTTAAGAAAATCAGGGAGGATTGTATGTTTTATCTTTACTACTGCCTCTGTTCATAGAagattgtcctcattttgtctaaatttagaaatacatctaaatttagacaaactaGAAGGATGCCCCGGATTTTGCTGTGGGATCTTCTAAGAAATTGTATTGTATTAATGTACACATGAAACATGAGTTGTCTATAAAAGTATGCAAGATTCAATTGGTCAAAATTTTCGAGATGCTAAATTTAATTTAACACTATTCTTTTTTTGTACATTTTATGGCTATAAATTAGTTATGTGGATAGCTTGCATACAAGGATACATAAATAATAAATGTTAGTGGGGATGACAAGGATACTTGATTGGGCTGATGGAATAGATGATGTGGATGGCTTGTATGTAGAGACTAACATTAATTGCAGTTAGTGGGGTTTTCCTTTATAAGAAGTATAAATCTCCAACATTCTTTTatagatggagggagtactacttCGTACTCCCTCCGGTATTTTTAATTGACTTGAATTTAGTATAATtttatactaaatttgagtcaactaAAAAGAAACACATGGAGTATTAAATTGCAGTGTGACCATATACATGTCGCACATTGTTTCATTTTGGCCCTCATGTTTGTTAGAAATTAACCAAAAGTCCTCCTACGGTGGTGGACATGAAGGGAGTGGCTCTCAAGAAGTGTTGCGCGGTGGGCGTGGCTCTGGACGTGGACACCTCATCACTGGTCTCAGGGGAGATGGCGTCGCACGTGCTGGACCCGTCGTTGGACTGGCTGGTGTCGAGCCCGTCCGGGGAGGGAACGCTTGGTCCAGGGGGTGAGGTCCAAACGGCGCCCATGGACTTGGGGCTGGTGGCGGCAGGAAGGGAGGGAAAGGGGACGATAAAGTTGACGCCGTCGACCACCACTGCCATGCCTCCGGTGGTGGCTGCGTCGTCGGACAAGGAGATCGGGATGCTGGAGGTAGGCATGGTGCCGCCGGTGGCACGAGGGAGGCCCACCAGGATGATCCCGGTGGTGGCGGGCGCGAACAAGGAGGTGTCGCAGACGGTGCGAAAGAGCTCTAGGCACAAGGGGATGGTGGCCAACAAACCGTTCATGGAGAAGGCGAAGCTGCGTGCTGCGGAGAAGAACTTGGTGTCAGGTAATTTTACTTCCCTCGACTCTTACTCGGATGCTCATTTGGCTGCGGTTGCGTCAGATAGTTGCGTTGTGTTCACTCCATCGGCGGGGACACTGATGGAGGCCATCTCGATGATCAGGGCAAAGGAGCGAGTTCAGGACGCACTTGAGGAGGTGGCGTTTTGCAAGGAGCAAGAAGCTATGCCACGAGCCGCCAGGGAGGCGGCTCAGCCCACGGCGGAGGACGGGGGAGGGCAGCCTGAGCAGGTTGATGGCCTGGGGCGTGTGACGCGAACAGTTGGGGAGGCCGTGGGCTGCCAACAGAATGTGTCGACCCCTCACAGGGAGGCGGTCGATATTCCGGAGTGCACCGAGGGAGTGCCTTCGAGGACCGTGACGCCGGCGACATCGTCGCCCGGACCGGAACTTGATCCGGTTACGGACAAGCGCACTAGACGCCCACGGCGCGCGACTTTGACCGTCAGGAAGGGGCAAGGGAAGAGGAGGACGAGCAAATGAAAGCCATATCGTATAGCTTTGGGGGGTTCGGGCGTGAGGGACGTCGAACCCAACTCAAAGACTATATGCGGAGCAATCGGCTGGATATCCTAGGTTTACAAGAGACCATCAGACAGGATTTCACCACGGCTGAACTCCTAAGCCTCGAGTGTTCGGGACAATTTGCCTGGAATTGGCTTCTGGCGAACGTGCATTCGGGCAGCATGTTGCTAGGTTTCCGAGATGAGTGTTTCGAGGTGGGAGAATGGAGGAAGGGGACTATCTTCATCTCCGCCAAGATCCTCCAGCGGAATATCAACATGATATGGTGCTTCATGTTGGTGTATGGCCCGGCCGACCACGGTAGAACGGGCGAGCTCCTAGGGGAGCTCGAGAGGGCAGTAGCTGGCTGTCAGGTTCCGCAGGTGGTGGCAGGAGATTTTAATCTCATCCGATCTGCGGGGGATAAGAGCAATGACAACATTAACTGGTCTAGGGTACGCTAGTTCAATGAGTCCAATGCTTCTATGGCATTCCGTGAGATCAATAGGGCAGGGCCCCGGTTCGCTTGGACCAATAGATAGCTAAATCCAATTCGATCTGTCCTAGATCGAGTCTTCGTGTCCACGGCTTGGGAGGCCCGTTTCCCCCTGTGCTCTATGACAACAGTCACCAGGATTGGGTCCGACCACAATCCGCTGCTTCTCAACAACGGGGAGGAGACGAGATGCATTCCGCCGAGGTTTTTCTTCCAAACCTGGTGGTTCAATGTTAACGGCTTTGGGGAGCTTCTTAAAACCAAGCTAGCCCACTTTATGCTTGATCCGGGTCCGCATAGGGATTGCATCGACCTATGGCAATGTGTGGCGCGCAATCTTCGCTAGTTCCTGAAAGGTTGGGGAGCCAATCTGGGCAAAGAGAAGCGGCTTTTCAAGGAAATCTTGCTCGCTCAGATCGGGGAACCGGATCGCCAGGCTGATTCGATGGGCCTGGATGAGGAGGGATGGGCCCTCAGGTACTTTCTGGAAGACCAACTCGTCCTGTTGGCTAGGATTGACAAAGAATACTGGAGGCAACGGAGCAGGGTGCAATGGACACTGAGGGGGACTCCAGCACCAAATACTTCCACTCCATTTCTAATGGGCGCTGGAGGAAATGATCCATTCCTAGTCTTATCACGCCTTAGGGTGAGGTGGAGGAGCAGCAGGACCTGAtggagcattgatacgtctcaaacgtatctataatttcttatgttccatgctagttttatgacaatactcacatgttttatatacactttatataatttatacgcattttccggcactaacctattaacaagatgccgaagcgccagttcctgttttctgctgtttttggtttcagaaatcttacacaggaaatattctcggaattggacgaaacaaaagcccagggtcttattttccacgga
It includes:
- the LOC127317149 gene encoding uncharacterized protein; the encoded protein is MAEWSLSSGILPKHLWSYVSGGPVHVAHEPWTCQLGPWFNRFASLPLPEIAMQHMVAHNMGLFVPLIALILLVVGGGGWHTSFANAAVMTTRKSETPTTYWETLLPRTPMPPAVSDLLAERNVLESLAGVNISPNNLKFVKGLRKIGPNYDKVKSEPVHGDKHVHIASQAEVGVKEISVSYGSQAHRPEMEEKLKEISVSYGLGGDERDTKKLLVNLKNILAAYRLQKQENLKEISVSYGSKGGEDLKEISVSNGSEGEKDLKEISVSYGSEGEKDLKEISVSNGSEGEISMSYGVEGGDGVKEISVSYGTAQTKRPNEVMSYRTKQENLKEISVSYESHEGKDEQNEVLDKGEEGPNKDPHKVTMSYGPEHEDDPHKATMSYGSEQEEDPHKVTMSYGSEQEDDPHKVTMSYGLEQEDDPHKTTMSYEEDPKTVSTGHKTHTDASGEGTHHHHAHAHNHNNIRQQADVFFFHDMLRPGSIITPTIPPTTSLPALLPRSVAGSIPFSSERLPDIISMFAPASLSMTREIRWTLDTCERPRTLPGQSAGCATSLESLAELPPSLLRTRNVRAFSAAELPVEAPGTRALRGRYNVTAVRMVSGESSEIVTCHDLMYPYAVYYCHTANPTSAYTVTLTSVDDGVVPKTMEVLTVCHLDTSNWSPKNPFFELHNLKPGEVTVCHFLTKLSIIWVPVSE